In Columba livia isolate bColLiv1 breed racing homer chromosome 6, bColLiv1.pat.W.v2, whole genome shotgun sequence, a single genomic region encodes these proteins:
- the LOC135579722 gene encoding uncharacterized protein LOC135579722 isoform X2 has protein sequence MATRGLLEMLNAAMGTPHLGVVDLVALHKLLEAIIGQLGQQELSVLEPEQSPTPGLAKDQDSKAQPGQEKEEDGALGTGQHLWKPKQQLDEKDTLEGTGSNSKVSSVAKEAMPKTTEEEKRDVPKKRASLQDLWEEISKFKEAQSSLEQDVREMKEAMQEAHSGLEQDIQEVKEAHVGLAEDMHALQEAHSGLAEDIQEIQETLGLEGGGGQSAPAEPTQVAMDSQARRSSALEPKGRGTQPGMETSKGTAGSGSPGMQAGIQGQPATPVKLSGAPSIHKRSIGASATTPGMQPGSPGTQASTSLGTQPGAPDAQASTAGMQAGSPGTHTTTPGVQPGSSSSKATIPGDAQEPAKPWGSTSTSSYESEMREVLSQVGQLGQLCAGLKEQVEQLKSTKAESADLEDVRRLFPKGGRQSITSILADLRCQVSFLQDMARALHGEKEKISKVEDAPRKTRGSGAGRKADGSGQMTQQPRPKGQKVKAERKELGKQQEPTQAELEQFAAKYVNKLVMEAAQQLQAEVDEPRTTAQSGGHEHAGCHVCSPDTRVLLGKLLQRCEKLEEQVESLVQKAGSKVESHPKWRRQSLQQDEQLKCLQASIMQLQKDYEKLSSALAYLQQDRQQKQNDIKALSQALGRLEKKQADKEEMLVLGIDEKADKAALADKVSRSQLEACEERLTKMMEEVTSQVTGQEKGWHQFQRELQRQMDCKLDRRELGAFRQQQEERWKSLSGQLQEKALQAERDDAAGIRKQLLPGFHCLSCDRPLNMLAPGPERTGECRYPTVPRSCGGPHTVTPPRFQPKPPSTPRPSKPSARSPNKKDAMQLSGQDGTDGNQQDEQLSMMGGSELPTMPRATPDTPTSRNRPSTRSSLRSAVLQHLPVSSPRRFTLAPQLLPPIPPPRREPTP, from the exons atggccacacgtggactgctggagatgctgaacgccgccatggggacaccccactTGGGGGTTGTCGACTTGGTGGCACTGCACAAATTGCTTGAGgccatcatcgggcagctgggccagcaggagctgtctgtcctggagccagagcagagcccgacccccggcctggcaaaggaTCAGGACAGCAAggcccagcctggccaggagaaggaggaggatggagccctgggcacagggcagcacctctggaaaccaaagcagcagctggatgagaaggacacgctggaggggaccgggagcaactccAAGGTCTCCTCCGTGGCCAAGGAGGCCATGCCAAAAACAacggaagaggagaagagagatgtccccaag aaaagggcttcgctccaggacctgtgggaggagatcagcaagtttaaggaggcgcagTCCAGCCTGGAACAGGACGTGCGGGAGATGAAGGAGGCcatgcaggaggcgcattctggCCTGGAACAGGACATCCAGGAGGTGAAGGAGGCGCATGttggcctggcagaggacatgcatgccctgcaggaggcgcattccggcctggcggaggacatccaggagatccaggagacgcttggcctg gagggtggtgggggccagtctgcccccgctgagcccacccaggtggccatggacagccaggccaggaggagctcagcactggagccaaagggacgtgggacacagcctgggatggagaccagcaaggggactgcagggtctggctccccggggatgcAAGCAGGGATACAGGGGcaaccagcgacccctgtgaagttgtcaggcgctccctccATTCACAAGAGGTCTATTGGTGCCAgcgccaccaccccggggatgcagccaggatccccgggcacccaggccagcacctccctggggacacaaccaggggcccctgatgcccaggccagcaccgcggggatgcaggcaggatcccctgggacccacaccaccacccctggggtgcagcctgggtcctccagctccaaagccaccatcccaggggatgcccaagagccggccaagccctggggctccaccagcacctcaagctacgagtcggagatgcgggaggtgCTGTCacaggttgggcagctcggccagCTCTGCGCTGGTCTGAAGGAacaggtggagcagcttaaatctacaaaagcagaaagcGCAGATCTTGAGGACGTGCGCCGGCTCTTCccaaagggag gccggcagagcatcaccagcatcctggccgacctcaggtgccaggtgtccttcctgcaggacatggccagggccctccacggggagaaggagaag atcagcaaggtggaggatgctcccagaaagacgagggggTCTGGAGCCGGTAGGAAAGCAGACGGCAGTGGCCAGATGACCCAACAGCCgcg gcccaagggacagaaggtcaaggcagagcgcaaggagctggggaagcagcaggagccaacccaggccgagctggagcagtttgcggccaagtacgtgaataagttggtgatggaggcagcacagcagctgcaggcagag gtggacgAGCCGAGGACGACGGcgcagagcgggggacacgaaCACGCAGGGTGCCACgtctgcagcccggacaccagggtgctgctggggaaactcctccagcgctgcgagaagctcgaggagcaggtggagtccctggtCCAGAAGGCGGGCAGCAAGGTGGAGAGTCATCcgaagtggaggagacag tccctgcagcaggacgagcaactcaagtgcctccaggccagcatcATGCAGCTACAAAAGGACTATGAGAAGTTGAGCTCGGCCCTTGCATACCTCCAGCAGGATCGTCAGCAGAAGCAGAATGACatcaag gctctgtcccaggccctggggaggctggagaagaagcaagcagacaaggaggagatgctggtgctgggaatcgatgag aaagcagacaaagccgccctggctgacaaagtcagtcgcagccagcttgaggcgtgcgaggagcggctgaccaagatgatggaggaggtgacgagccaggtgacgggccaggagaagGGCTGGCACCAGTTCCAGcgagagctgcagagacagatggactgcaag ctggaccgccgggagctgggggcgttccggcagcagcaggaggagcggtggaagagcctcagcgggcagctccaggagaaggcgctgcaggcagagcgtgacgatgccgctgggattaggaa gcagctgctgcccggtttccattgcctgtcctgtgaccggcccctcaacatgctggcacctggacc ggagcggacgggcgagtgtagataccccactgttccgcggagctgcGGAGGCCCACACACCGTCACGCCCCCGCGTTTCCAGCCCaaaccgcccagcaccccacggccatCCAAACCCAGTGCCCGCagccccaacaag aaggacgcgatgcagctgtcgggccaggacggcactgatgggaaccagcaggacgagcagctctccatgatggggggctctGAGCTGCCCACAATGCCAAGGGCCACCCCAGACACCCCGACCTCCAGGAACCGGCcaa gcacccGCTCCTCGCTGAGATCAGCCGTGCTGCAGCACCTACCAGTCTCGTCTCCCAGACGCTTCACCCTGGCAccgcagctgctgccgcccatccCGCCCCCCCGCCGTGAACCaaccccctga
- the LOC135579722 gene encoding uncharacterized protein LOC135579722 isoform X1 — MATRGLLEMLNAAMGTPHLGVVDLVALHKLLEAIIGQLGQQELSVLEPEQSPTPGLAKDQDSKAQPGQEKEEDGALGTGQHLWKPKQQLDEKDTLEGTGSNSKVSSVAKEAMPKTTEEEKRDVPKKRASLQDLWEEISKFKEAQSSLEQDVREMKEAMQEAHSGLEQDIQEVKEAHVGLAEDMHALQEAHSGLAEDIQEIQETLGLEGGGGQSAPAEPTQVAMDSQARRSSALEPKGRGTQPGMETSKGTAGSGSPGMQAGIQGQPATPVKLSGAPSIHKRSIGASATTPGMQPGSPGTQASTSLGTQPGAPDAQASTAGMQAGSPGTHTTTPGVQPGSSSSKATIPGDAQEPAKPWGSTSTSSYESEMREVLSQVGQLGQLCAGLKEQVEQLKSTKAESADLEDVRRLFPKGGRQSITSILADLRCQVSFLQDMARALHGEKEKISKVEDAPRKTRGSGAGRKADGSGQMTQQPRPKGQKVKAERKELGKQQEPTQAELEQFAAKYVNKLVMEAAQQLQAEQVDEPRTTAQSGGHEHAGCHVCSPDTRVLLGKLLQRCEKLEEQVESLVQKAGSKVESHPKWRRQSLQQDEQLKCLQASIMQLQKDYEKLSSALAYLQQDRQQKQNDIKALSQALGRLEKKQADKEEMLVLGIDEKADKAALADKVSRSQLEACEERLTKMMEEVTSQVTGQEKGWHQFQRELQRQMDCKLDRRELGAFRQQQEERWKSLSGQLQEKALQAERDDAAGIRKQLLPGFHCLSCDRPLNMLAPGPERTGECRYPTVPRSCGGPHTVTPPRFQPKPPSTPRPSKPSARSPNKKDAMQLSGQDGTDGNQQDEQLSMMGGSELPTMPRATPDTPTSRNRPSTRSSLRSAVLQHLPVSSPRRFTLAPQLLPPIPPPRREPTP, encoded by the exons atggccacacgtggactgctggagatgctgaacgccgccatggggacaccccactTGGGGGTTGTCGACTTGGTGGCACTGCACAAATTGCTTGAGgccatcatcgggcagctgggccagcaggagctgtctgtcctggagccagagcagagcccgacccccggcctggcaaaggaTCAGGACAGCAAggcccagcctggccaggagaaggaggaggatggagccctgggcacagggcagcacctctggaaaccaaagcagcagctggatgagaaggacacgctggaggggaccgggagcaactccAAGGTCTCCTCCGTGGCCAAGGAGGCCATGCCAAAAACAacggaagaggagaagagagatgtccccaag aaaagggcttcgctccaggacctgtgggaggagatcagcaagtttaaggaggcgcagTCCAGCCTGGAACAGGACGTGCGGGAGATGAAGGAGGCcatgcaggaggcgcattctggCCTGGAACAGGACATCCAGGAGGTGAAGGAGGCGCATGttggcctggcagaggacatgcatgccctgcaggaggcgcattccggcctggcggaggacatccaggagatccaggagacgcttggcctg gagggtggtgggggccagtctgcccccgctgagcccacccaggtggccatggacagccaggccaggaggagctcagcactggagccaaagggacgtgggacacagcctgggatggagaccagcaaggggactgcagggtctggctccccggggatgcAAGCAGGGATACAGGGGcaaccagcgacccctgtgaagttgtcaggcgctccctccATTCACAAGAGGTCTATTGGTGCCAgcgccaccaccccggggatgcagccaggatccccgggcacccaggccagcacctccctggggacacaaccaggggcccctgatgcccaggccagcaccgcggggatgcaggcaggatcccctgggacccacaccaccacccctggggtgcagcctgggtcctccagctccaaagccaccatcccaggggatgcccaagagccggccaagccctggggctccaccagcacctcaagctacgagtcggagatgcgggaggtgCTGTCacaggttgggcagctcggccagCTCTGCGCTGGTCTGAAGGAacaggtggagcagcttaaatctacaaaagcagaaagcGCAGATCTTGAGGACGTGCGCCGGCTCTTCccaaagggag gccggcagagcatcaccagcatcctggccgacctcaggtgccaggtgtccttcctgcaggacatggccagggccctccacggggagaaggagaag atcagcaaggtggaggatgctcccagaaagacgagggggTCTGGAGCCGGTAGGAAAGCAGACGGCAGTGGCCAGATGACCCAACAGCCgcg gcccaagggacagaaggtcaaggcagagcgcaaggagctggggaagcagcaggagccaacccaggccgagctggagcagtttgcggccaagtacgtgaataagttggtgatggaggcagcacagcagctgcaggcagag caggtggacgAGCCGAGGACGACGGcgcagagcgggggacacgaaCACGCAGGGTGCCACgtctgcagcccggacaccagggtgctgctggggaaactcctccagcgctgcgagaagctcgaggagcaggtggagtccctggtCCAGAAGGCGGGCAGCAAGGTGGAGAGTCATCcgaagtggaggagacag tccctgcagcaggacgagcaactcaagtgcctccaggccagcatcATGCAGCTACAAAAGGACTATGAGAAGTTGAGCTCGGCCCTTGCATACCTCCAGCAGGATCGTCAGCAGAAGCAGAATGACatcaag gctctgtcccaggccctggggaggctggagaagaagcaagcagacaaggaggagatgctggtgctgggaatcgatgag aaagcagacaaagccgccctggctgacaaagtcagtcgcagccagcttgaggcgtgcgaggagcggctgaccaagatgatggaggaggtgacgagccaggtgacgggccaggagaagGGCTGGCACCAGTTCCAGcgagagctgcagagacagatggactgcaag ctggaccgccgggagctgggggcgttccggcagcagcaggaggagcggtggaagagcctcagcgggcagctccaggagaaggcgctgcaggcagagcgtgacgatgccgctgggattaggaa gcagctgctgcccggtttccattgcctgtcctgtgaccggcccctcaacatgctggcacctggacc ggagcggacgggcgagtgtagataccccactgttccgcggagctgcGGAGGCCCACACACCGTCACGCCCCCGCGTTTCCAGCCCaaaccgcccagcaccccacggccatCCAAACCCAGTGCCCGCagccccaacaag aaggacgcgatgcagctgtcgggccaggacggcactgatgggaaccagcaggacgagcagctctccatgatggggggctctGAGCTGCCCACAATGCCAAGGGCCACCCCAGACACCCCGACCTCCAGGAACCGGCcaa gcacccGCTCCTCGCTGAGATCAGCCGTGCTGCAGCACCTACCAGTCTCGTCTCCCAGACGCTTCACCCTGGCAccgcagctgctgccgcccatccCGCCCCCCCGCCGTGAACCaaccccctga
- the LOC135579722 gene encoding uncharacterized protein LOC135579722 isoform X3, giving the protein MATRGLLEMLNAAMGTPHLGVVDLVALHKLLEAIIGQLGQQELSVLEPEQSPTPGLAKDQDSKAQPGQEKEEDGALGTGQHLWKPKQQLDEKDTLEGTGSNSKVSSVAKEAMPKTTEEEKRDVPKKRASLQDLWEEISKFKEAQSSLEQDVREMKEAMQEAHSGLEQDIQEVKEAHVGLAEDMHALQEAHSGLAEDIQEIQETLGLEGGGGQSAPAEPTQVAMDSQARRSSALEPKGRGTQPGMETSKGTAGSGSPGMQAGIQGQPATPVKLSGAPSIHKRSIGASATTPGMQPGSPGTQASTSLGTQPGAPDAQASTAGMQAGSPGTHTTTPGVQPGSSSSKATIPGDAQEPAKPWGSTSTSSYESEMREVLSQVGQLGQLCAGLKEQVEQLKSTKAESADLEDVRRLFPKGGRQSITSILADLRCQVSFLQDMARALHGEKEKISKVEDAPRKTRGSGAGRKADGSGQMTQQPRPKGQKVKAERKELGKQQEPTQAELEQFAAKYVNKLVMEAAQQLQAEQVDEPRTTAQSGGHEHAGCHVCSPDTRVLLGKLLQRCEKLEEQVESLVQKAGSKVESHPKWRRQSLQQDEQLKCLQASIMQLQKDYEKLSSALAYLQQDRQQKQNDIKALSQALGRLEKKQADKEEMLVLGIDEKADKAALADKVSRSQLEACEERLTKMMEEVTSQVTGQEKGWHQFQRELQRQMDCKLDRRELGAFRQQQEERWKSLSGQLQEKALQAERDDAAGIRKQLLPGFHCLSCDRPLNMLAPGPERTGECRYPTVPRSCGGPHTVTPPRFQPKPPSTPRPSKPSARSPNKDAMQLSGQDGTDGNQQDEQLSMMGGSELPTMPRATPDTPTSRNRPSTRSSLRSAVLQHLPVSSPRRFTLAPQLLPPIPPPRREPTP; this is encoded by the exons atggccacacgtggactgctggagatgctgaacgccgccatggggacaccccactTGGGGGTTGTCGACTTGGTGGCACTGCACAAATTGCTTGAGgccatcatcgggcagctgggccagcaggagctgtctgtcctggagccagagcagagcccgacccccggcctggcaaaggaTCAGGACAGCAAggcccagcctggccaggagaaggaggaggatggagccctgggcacagggcagcacctctggaaaccaaagcagcagctggatgagaaggacacgctggaggggaccgggagcaactccAAGGTCTCCTCCGTGGCCAAGGAGGCCATGCCAAAAACAacggaagaggagaagagagatgtccccaag aaaagggcttcgctccaggacctgtgggaggagatcagcaagtttaaggaggcgcagTCCAGCCTGGAACAGGACGTGCGGGAGATGAAGGAGGCcatgcaggaggcgcattctggCCTGGAACAGGACATCCAGGAGGTGAAGGAGGCGCATGttggcctggcagaggacatgcatgccctgcaggaggcgcattccggcctggcggaggacatccaggagatccaggagacgcttggcctg gagggtggtgggggccagtctgcccccgctgagcccacccaggtggccatggacagccaggccaggaggagctcagcactggagccaaagggacgtgggacacagcctgggatggagaccagcaaggggactgcagggtctggctccccggggatgcAAGCAGGGATACAGGGGcaaccagcgacccctgtgaagttgtcaggcgctccctccATTCACAAGAGGTCTATTGGTGCCAgcgccaccaccccggggatgcagccaggatccccgggcacccaggccagcacctccctggggacacaaccaggggcccctgatgcccaggccagcaccgcggggatgcaggcaggatcccctgggacccacaccaccacccctggggtgcagcctgggtcctccagctccaaagccaccatcccaggggatgcccaagagccggccaagccctggggctccaccagcacctcaagctacgagtcggagatgcgggaggtgCTGTCacaggttgggcagctcggccagCTCTGCGCTGGTCTGAAGGAacaggtggagcagcttaaatctacaaaagcagaaagcGCAGATCTTGAGGACGTGCGCCGGCTCTTCccaaagggag gccggcagagcatcaccagcatcctggccgacctcaggtgccaggtgtccttcctgcaggacatggccagggccctccacggggagaaggagaag atcagcaaggtggaggatgctcccagaaagacgagggggTCTGGAGCCGGTAGGAAAGCAGACGGCAGTGGCCAGATGACCCAACAGCCgcg gcccaagggacagaaggtcaaggcagagcgcaaggagctggggaagcagcaggagccaacccaggccgagctggagcagtttgcggccaagtacgtgaataagttggtgatggaggcagcacagcagctgcaggcagag caggtggacgAGCCGAGGACGACGGcgcagagcgggggacacgaaCACGCAGGGTGCCACgtctgcagcccggacaccagggtgctgctggggaaactcctccagcgctgcgagaagctcgaggagcaggtggagtccctggtCCAGAAGGCGGGCAGCAAGGTGGAGAGTCATCcgaagtggaggagacag tccctgcagcaggacgagcaactcaagtgcctccaggccagcatcATGCAGCTACAAAAGGACTATGAGAAGTTGAGCTCGGCCCTTGCATACCTCCAGCAGGATCGTCAGCAGAAGCAGAATGACatcaag gctctgtcccaggccctggggaggctggagaagaagcaagcagacaaggaggagatgctggtgctgggaatcgatgag aaagcagacaaagccgccctggctgacaaagtcagtcgcagccagcttgaggcgtgcgaggagcggctgaccaagatgatggaggaggtgacgagccaggtgacgggccaggagaagGGCTGGCACCAGTTCCAGcgagagctgcagagacagatggactgcaag ctggaccgccgggagctgggggcgttccggcagcagcaggaggagcggtggaagagcctcagcgggcagctccaggagaaggcgctgcaggcagagcgtgacgatgccgctgggattaggaa gcagctgctgcccggtttccattgcctgtcctgtgaccggcccctcaacatgctggcacctggacc ggagcggacgggcgagtgtagataccccactgttccgcggagctgcGGAGGCCCACACACCGTCACGCCCCCGCGTTTCCAGCCCaaaccgcccagcaccccacggccatCCAAACCCAGTGCCCGCagccccaacaag gacgcgatgcagctgtcgggccaggacggcactgatgggaaccagcaggacgagcagctctccatgatggggggctctGAGCTGCCCACAATGCCAAGGGCCACCCCAGACACCCCGACCTCCAGGAACCGGCcaa gcacccGCTCCTCGCTGAGATCAGCCGTGCTGCAGCACCTACCAGTCTCGTCTCCCAGACGCTTCACCCTGGCAccgcagctgctgccgcccatccCGCCCCCCCGCCGTGAACCaaccccctga